From the genome of Natrinema marinum:
CTGTATATCTATGCCATCTGACGATCCTCACCGAGATCCTCACCGCGTTATTCTCGTGCCGGACAGTATCGCCGACGACGTTCGGTCATATGCTCGGACTCTCGAAATCGCCACGGACGCCGTCGGCGAGACGGAAACCGACGCGAACGAGCCGAGCGGCGACGCCCCCGCGGATAAGCGGGAGATAGACGAGCGGCGATCGGCCACGACGCGGTCGGAAACGGCCGGAACCACCGAGAGCGACGTTGCCGACCCACGGGGTGGGCGGCGATGAGCGCCGACGCCGACGACGCGACGGACGCCGACGCAGACGCGACCGCGGGAGGCTCGGCGATCGACGCGACGGACGCCGACAACTACGATGCGATTCTCGACGATCTGGACGTAGCGATCGCGGAAGCCCGTCGGAAGATCGAGAGCGGACGTGTTCGATCGCCGGAAAACGAGCGCGTCCGGCAGGGGTGGGTCAAGACGCTGGCCTACGCCGTGAACGTTCGTCGTCAGTGCTTAAATGATAAGAAACTCGAAGAACTCGACGAGCGCCTCTCCGCGATCGAAGGTGGTGGCGAATGACGCGACGGAGCACGAGCACGCGGTCGCTCGAGAAGCGGATCCGTGAACTGGAGCAGACCGAACGCGACTGGAATATCACGGTATCGCATATCTGCGTCGACGACGCGGGTAACAGGCCGGAGATTGCCGACTACGAGATCCTTAACGAATCGGCGTTCGGGTCGGGCGGCGGCACGATCACGATTCGGCGAGCGATCCCCGACGCGACCGCGGGAGACTCGAACGACGTGACCGACGGTGACGATGACGATGAGTGACGCCGACTCGGACGACGTGACCGGCCGTCGGCGAACGCGAAACGTCCGGCGGCGCTCTCGGGAGCGAGACGAGCCGCGGGAGTGGGACTGCGCGAAACCGACCTCCGACGATCTTCGATCGGCGAATCGGGCGGAGGTAGCGCGAACGTACGCGGATCTCGCGGCGGCAGAGATCGATGGGACCGATGACGCCGCGAAACGGCTGAGATTTGCGAAGCCAGCGAGCCGGACGCTTCTCGCCCGGCGATTCCGGGCGCGCTATCTCGAGCGCGACGACGAAGGTGACGACGATGACCCGTGAATGCGAGAACTGCGGAAATCACGTCTCTGACCAGTTCGCCCGTGTCTTCGGCGACGACGCGGGCCGGGTTCGCTCGTGTATCGACTGCCCCGATATGACGCTCGCCGACTTATCAGCCGGTGCGGCGGCGGATCCGGCCCGACGCGCTCGAATCGAGCGGTCAACCACGGGAGCGTCGACGTTCACGTCGCGATCGGAGGCGGCGATCGCCGACGACGGGAGGACCGCGGATGACTGACGACGAGCCACTCCGACCGGACCGGCCGCGAATCGAGCCGGCCGACGTATCGTCGGTATCGGAGGACGAGCGTGACCTCAACGCGGCGCTGGTCGAGACGATCTCCGACGGCAACGGCACGGACGCGTTCGACGCGGACGACTGGGCGATCTACGCGAAGGGTCTCCTGTTGGCTCGCGGCCACGATCCCGAGAACGTCGTCATCCTGCCGAGCGACGACGGCGTCGAGATCGTCCCGGCGGAGACGTACCGCCGAGAGAGAGAATCGATCGCGGAAGTCGCCGAACTGGCGACGCGCTATCTCCGGCGGGTCGAGCGGGTTCCGATCTCCGAACTCGAGCAAATGGACGACCTCGAGCGAGTGCAGGCGTTCGTGGCGGCGACGGGAGCCGAGAAATGACCACGCGACCGATGACCTCGAGCGGCCACGTTCGAGACGGTCAGGTCCCTACGAGCAGTGACTGCTCAAGCGCGGTCTCGAGACCGCGGCCGCAAGCGGCCAGTCTTCGATTCGGAAGTCATAGACGCGCTCCGATCGCGGGCAGGACCCCCGCGTTCGGCGACGCGTTTCTCTCGTATTGCTCGCGAACTATCTGCGGTTTCACTTCAACCAGACATGTCTGAAGATTCATTGACGCTTACAGAACAGCAGTATGACCTTCTCGTCGCGGCGGAGCGGTGCGACGGCGAACCACGCGTAGTCGCTGCGGAGACGCTCGACGCGATTCGCGACGTGCTCGAGCCCGCCGTGTCCTCGACGGGCGTGCGTGATGCGTCGGTCCTCAGCGTCCAGCAGTTAGCGATGCAGCTCGCCGAATCAGATTCGGAGCCCGATGCACTCGTGCAAAACCCGGAGACGACGCGTCCGACGCAGGATGAGCTTAAGGCCGGCGACGGTGACGACGAGCCGGCGTCGGCCGCCGACGCGCTGGCCGATCTCGAGCGTGACGATCCCGCCGCCGCGAGAGAAGTTCGGAAGACGCTGGCCAAATCCCGGACGGTATCGGACCGGCTGCCGGAGCATAGCAACGCGCTCAGGCGGCAAGCGAGCCGCCGGCTTGGGCTCGACGACGAATCGGCTGTCGACGAACTGCTCGAAAGCGACGAGATCCCGAGCGATCCGCGGCTTGTCTAACCCGGAATTAGATCACGCTCGACTGGGGCTCGCGGTTAGCCCTCGTCGATCTCGTCCGACTCGCCATCGTCTTCGTCGTCGTCGCTGTTCCGGGCACGAGCGGACTCCAGTGATCGACGGCGTTGATATCTATCACCGGAATATTGAATATAATGTGACTAGGTCAGCAGAACCAGCCGGATTCAGTTTCGTCGGCGGGGGAGGGGCCGTTGTAACCACATCTAAAGCGGGGCGGGGTCGAACATCACCGGTTTGCCAACCTCCATCACACTTGCACCTCCTCGAGTGCGTTGGCGAGTTTGCGCATGGCGGCTGGTTCGGCGCCGAGGTCGATATTCCGGATGCCGATGCCGGCGCGTTCGGCGGCGTTGAAGACGCGGAGCACGTCGAGGACGCTCACGTCTGGGCCGTTATAGTCGATCGGGATGCGATCGAGGTGGCGGCGATCGGAGGTGGTCGAGTGCTCGAAGAACACCGCGGGTACGTCGCGGTAGTATTTCCGGACGGTTGGGTGCGACCCCGGCGCGAGTTCGCAGAGGCGTTCCTGTGTGACCCGCCCTTCGCCGCGGACGGCGTAATCGGCGACGTAGATGCAACTGGTCGCGACGACGCCGGGACCGCCCCCACGCGACGTGAGCGGCCACTCAACGTGTTCGCCACCGACGACATCGGCCAGCTGTTGGGCGGCGTCGATGGCGTCTGGGGGGATCTCAACGTCGTCGGCGTGGTTGACTTCGCGGATGATCTCGGGGAGTCGCTCCCCGGCGGTGGGGAACCGGTCTGATGTTGCGTTGGTCATCTCATATCGGCCTCACTGTTAAGTCTCCGCCGTTTGATCTATCCTTGACCCCGATTGTGAAACCATCTCATGGGACGGGAGAAATTTTGATATAAATAACATTTCTCTCCATGATGAACTCGCAGTCGACCGGCGTCAGTCATCGCTATCGTCGTCAGCGTCGCTGTCGTCCTTTTTGGCTTAGGTATCGGCCGCGACCAGATCCATCTCGGCGGTCGTCGATCTTATTCGGCTCGCCATCGTCTCTCCGTATCACATACAGTACGTGTCTAATCCATAAGATGGATTAATGATGGGGAACCGGACTCTATAGCCGTTGAGCGGGCGGCTAAGGAAACGGATACACCTTTCCTACCTTTCGATGGCAAGCCATCAAACTTTGTTCAGTGTAGAAGACAGTCATGTGTAGATGAACATGAGCGAACAACAGCGAACCTATCCGAGAAAGCCGGTATCAAATGATTTCCGAAAAAATTCGCCACAGCAGTTATGGATTTTTCTTTCTGCCGGAAGGACAGTAGAAGACTTCGCCAATAATAGTAATAATACTACAACATGATAAGAAATGTTATCGCGTCTTTGATTCTTGGGCCGCTCTCGCGGCTCGCGGGCCTCGTTGGGAGTATCGGAAGATACGCACCTATACACCGGGCCTATTGGTGGATATTCGACAGAATCATCGGCGTAGAGGATGCGAGGAAGTGGCGCGAGGACCACGTAGGACGGATAGCCGAATACGTTTCCGAGAACATTGAGATTGAAGCATCTCACGAGGATCTCGTGGCGGAAGTTGAGGAGAACTGGCGGCAGACCGAATCTCACTTTTCCGATGGAGAGTCTGTCTTGGCGCTCGCGGTCGCCGGAGCGGGACTTCTTGCACCACCACTGGTAGCGATGGCTCTCGCGGTTTTACTCGCTATCTCAGTGTCCGTCCGGTTAACTGCAGTCGAAGTTCTGGCGTATACGGACCCAGACCCTAAAGCACCACGCGAACAGCTGTTCGCGGAAGCCGCGTGGAACGGAAGCGTCCTTGATGGGAAAAACGTCACAGGAAGCCTAATCACGTTACGACTTATGAATGACCTGAACAATCGTGTTTATGAGCGCTGGCTGGATGAAGTTTTCATCCCGGCGTTATCGAGTTCGGGCTGGTCTAAGAGTGAGGGACTAAAGCGGTTCTTCGATGTATGTATGGAGGAATTAGTCCATAAGCGGGAGTTCGAAGGCGATGATACGGAAGAAGAAACAGAGGAAAGTGAAGAAAACGACGAGGACGCAGCGAAAATCCGTGAAGGAGATGGTTAGTTCTCGGCTGTCACCTTCTCCTTGAACTTCTCTCGGACCTTCTCGACTTTCGGGGCCGCGTGCATCGCGCAGTAGGCGTCCTCAATAGTTCCATCTGCCGCTCTTTGTTTCTCGAAGTAGTTCTGGTGGTACTCCTCGGCCTCGTAGAACGTCTCGAGGGGCTCTATCTCGGTGACGATCCCGTCGTAGAGGCCCTCTGCCTCGAGTTCCGCGGCGAACGCCCGGGCAGTCTCGAGTTGGTCGTCGCTGTGGGCGTAGATCGCCGACCGGTACTGCGAGCCCACGTCTGGGCCCTCGCGGTCTTTCGTCGTCGGGTCGTGGATCGTGAAGAACACCTCGAGGAGGTCCTCGTAGGCGACGTCGTCGGGATCGTACTCGAGTTGGACGACTTCGGCGTGACCAGTTTTGCCGGAACAGACCGCCCGATAGCTGGGATCTTCGGTATGGCCGCCGGCATACCCCGAGATCACCGATTCGACGCCCGCGAGTTCCTCGAAGGCCGCCTCGACGCACCAGAAACAGCCGCCGCCGAACGTTGCTCGTTCCATGGCCGTTCGTAGGCCGCGCG
Proteins encoded in this window:
- a CDS encoding DUF7563 family protein, whose product is MTRECENCGNHVSDQFARVFGDDAGRVRSCIDCPDMTLADLSAGAAADPARRARIERSTTGASTFTSRSEAAIADDGRTADD
- the msrA gene encoding peptide-methionine (S)-S-oxide reductase MsrA, producing the protein MERATFGGGCFWCVEAAFEELAGVESVISGYAGGHTEDPSYRAVCSGKTGHAEVVQLEYDPDDVAYEDLLEVFFTIHDPTTKDREGPDVGSQYRSAIYAHSDDQLETARAFAAELEAEGLYDGIVTEIEPLETFYEAEEYHQNYFEKQRAADGTIEDAYCAMHAAPKVEKVREKFKEKVTAEN